One genomic window of Streptomyces spiramyceticus includes the following:
- a CDS encoding nucleotide sugar dehydrogenase translates to MYPPVRRSAQRIPGVAHEYESAQVDHAAAAVAVVGLGYVGLPTSLALLAAGNEVIGVDASESRLDAIRRREVDLLPADHQRLAAYVDDPRFTITSEHAATARARTVVICVPTPIDRHLVPDLRALSAACTSVVEHAVPGQLLILTSTTYVGATRDLLAEPLTERGFQVGSDVFVAFSPERIDPGRTDHPHITYDRTPRVVGGTGELSTSLAAAVLQRTAPDVHMVSSAEEAEMTKLWENIFRAVNLALANEFAEDCRALGLRPLPIIEAAATKPYGFVAHYPGPGVGGHCIPCDPHYLLWQLRALRVTSPLVETAMAAIAARPRQVVRRVRDILADRGHSTSGARILMVGVAYKAGVSDLRESPALEILGELAEEGAKVHFTDPLVPTLKLGSVILVGVTEPETEQWDLVVVHTVQPGAELGWLVDQPAVLDATYRLDPLKAKAVP, encoded by the coding sequence ATGTACCCTCCTGTCCGCCGGAGCGCCCAGCGGATCCCTGGTGTCGCCCACGAGTATGAGTCCGCGCAAGTCGACCATGCCGCGGCAGCCGTCGCTGTCGTCGGCCTCGGATACGTCGGCCTGCCCACGAGCCTGGCCCTGCTCGCAGCGGGCAACGAGGTCATCGGCGTCGACGCCAGCGAGAGCCGGCTGGACGCCATCCGCCGCCGCGAGGTGGACCTGCTGCCCGCCGACCACCAGCGCCTCGCCGCGTACGTGGACGACCCGCGGTTCACCATCACGTCGGAGCACGCCGCGACAGCGCGGGCGCGCACCGTCGTGATCTGTGTACCGACCCCGATCGACCGCCACCTCGTGCCCGACCTTCGCGCACTCTCCGCGGCCTGCACCTCGGTGGTCGAGCACGCCGTGCCCGGGCAGTTGCTGATCCTCACCTCCACCACGTACGTGGGCGCTACCCGGGATCTGTTGGCGGAGCCACTGACCGAGCGTGGGTTCCAGGTCGGCAGCGATGTGTTCGTGGCTTTCTCGCCGGAGCGCATCGACCCGGGCCGTACGGACCACCCCCATATCACCTATGACCGCACACCGCGCGTGGTCGGCGGCACGGGCGAGCTGAGCACCAGCCTGGCCGCGGCCGTTCTGCAACGGACCGCGCCCGACGTACACATGGTCTCCTCGGCCGAGGAGGCCGAGATGACCAAGCTGTGGGAGAACATTTTCCGGGCCGTCAACCTCGCGCTGGCCAACGAGTTCGCCGAGGACTGCCGGGCACTCGGCCTGCGACCACTGCCGATCATCGAGGCGGCGGCGACCAAGCCCTACGGTTTCGTGGCGCACTACCCCGGGCCCGGTGTGGGCGGCCACTGCATCCCCTGCGATCCGCACTATCTGCTCTGGCAGCTGCGGGCGTTGCGTGTCACCTCTCCGCTCGTCGAAACGGCCATGGCCGCCATCGCGGCCCGCCCTCGGCAGGTGGTGCGGCGAGTGCGCGACATCCTCGCCGACCGGGGCCACAGCACCTCGGGCGCCCGGATCCTGATGGTGGGCGTCGCGTACAAGGCAGGCGTCTCGGACCTTCGGGAGTCGCCGGCCCTGGAGATTCTGGGGGAACTGGCCGAGGAAGGCGCCAAGGTGCACTTCACGGATCCGCTGGTTCCCACACTCAAGCTCGGCTCCGTGATTCTCGTCGGCGTCACCGAGCCGGAGACAGAGCAGTGGGATCTGGTCGTGGTGCACACGGTGCAGCCGGGCGCAGAGCTGGGGTGGCTCGTCGATCAGCCGGCCGTGCTGGACGCCACTTATCGGCTCGACCCGCTCAAGGCCAAGGCGGTTCCATGA
- a CDS encoding glycosyltransferase family 2 protein, protein MRRGLDRMPPDTRYAARRVLTLICLLPLLLILARGTPALLQDPLLLSYGFTVLLGTIIMFYIAYTRYDDPSERPLRKRPRDRERFPALPATPRVSFLLAVKDEAENIENCVRSMATSDYPDLQVVVVDDLSEDGTQDVLLRLEASLGITVICLKKNLGKKGALVRACEVAHGDIIAMTDSDCFLAPDALGRCVRALVNHPELGAVSGHARALNADLSFWTKAQDVWFEGQFRVAKATEATFGRVTCVSGPLAVFRRDAIFNYLPAWANDRFMGAPFRFSTDRQLTGYVLGQKWKGKELKRKYADSPFVTERDYPEREWRVGYVYSAKVWTNAPPHFRPLMKQQIRWKKSFVRNLCFTGTFMWRMGLGPATLYYGHVLWVTAAPFMAFRHMVWAPAHGAAFLTLLYLCGIVLKGCAYGLAFKIDNPGDTRWIYRPAMGMLSTLVLAWLLPYSLATIRRGVWSRSPT, encoded by the coding sequence ATGCGCCGTGGGCTGGACCGGATGCCCCCGGACACCCGCTATGCCGCGCGGCGCGTGCTGACCTTGATCTGCCTCCTCCCGCTGTTGCTGATCCTGGCTCGCGGGACGCCGGCCCTGCTGCAGGACCCACTGCTGCTCAGCTACGGCTTCACCGTGCTGCTCGGCACGATCATCATGTTCTACATCGCCTACACCCGGTACGACGACCCGTCGGAACGCCCCCTGCGCAAGAGGCCGAGGGATCGCGAGAGATTTCCCGCACTGCCCGCCACGCCGCGGGTGAGCTTCCTGCTGGCGGTCAAGGACGAGGCGGAGAACATCGAGAACTGCGTACGCTCCATGGCCACGAGCGATTACCCGGACCTGCAGGTCGTCGTGGTCGACGACCTGTCTGAGGACGGCACCCAGGATGTGCTGCTACGGCTGGAGGCGTCGCTCGGCATCACGGTGATCTGTCTGAAGAAGAACCTCGGCAAGAAAGGGGCCTTGGTACGCGCCTGCGAGGTGGCCCACGGCGACATCATCGCCATGACCGACTCCGACTGCTTCCTGGCCCCGGACGCCCTCGGCCGCTGCGTACGCGCGCTCGTCAACCACCCCGAGCTGGGTGCTGTGAGCGGCCATGCCCGCGCGCTCAACGCGGACCTCTCCTTCTGGACGAAAGCCCAAGACGTATGGTTCGAGGGCCAGTTCCGGGTGGCGAAGGCGACCGAGGCCACCTTCGGCCGTGTCACCTGCGTCTCCGGCCCGTTGGCGGTGTTCCGGCGCGACGCCATCTTCAACTACCTGCCCGCCTGGGCCAACGACCGCTTCATGGGCGCGCCCTTCCGCTTCTCCACCGACCGCCAGCTCACCGGTTACGTCCTCGGCCAGAAGTGGAAGGGCAAGGAGCTCAAGCGCAAGTACGCGGATTCGCCGTTCGTCACCGAGCGGGACTACCCGGAGCGCGAGTGGCGGGTCGGCTACGTGTATTCGGCCAAGGTGTGGACCAACGCCCCACCCCACTTCCGGCCCCTCATGAAGCAGCAGATCCGCTGGAAGAAGAGCTTCGTCCGCAATCTGTGCTTCACCGGCACCTTCATGTGGCGCATGGGCCTGGGGCCCGCGACCCTCTACTACGGCCACGTCCTGTGGGTGACCGCCGCCCCCTTCATGGCGTTCCGGCACATGGTCTGGGCGCCGGCCCACGGGGCGGCCTTCCTCACCCTGCTCTACCTGTGCGGGATCGTCCTCAAGGGCTGTGCCTACGGCCTCGCCTTCAAGATCGACAACCCTGGCGACACCCGCTGGATCTACCGGCCCGCGATGGGCATGCTCTCCACCTTGGTGCTGGCCTGGCTGCTGCCCTACTCCCTCGCCACCATCCGGCGAGGGGTCTGGTCGAGGAGTCCTACGTGA
- a CDS encoding polysaccharide deacetylase family protein, whose protein sequence is MTATDPLSKLKPLLDGLGGRTRRSVHLLTHWWVRTGLILLAVSVLLVPFYAATQYYLDQKYMSKQNAPPVTHVDATTAAAAEQMGKGLPAATAPVVLTYHDINTDNPSDYVVTPAAFDAQMAALEKAGYRSLTSEEFVNYLKGGPAPPRSVFITFDDGPKGLWVNADHILARHRMHGTVFLITSRVDDRPYYLSWREVGRMAGTGRWDFQAHTHDLHTREQTDAAGHRASALSHRLWLQDRNRLETRAEYQARLTADIRSNLNAFKSHDLPKPQLFAYPFGEATEHGNLPPGLTLQQLLYKNYLATMANESPDPLKPPVAASRRAAAERTVQRLEVVNSTTADELLSEVAQWTQTPPVASDPLTDPALWTRTDGSGQRGIDVFTEHRPFPGKDQRTAVAEYRALGSVDWTGYRVDATITGLGDGTNQAAVAVRNRSRDPVVINVSQGTATLQHGGRQAVVRKLAPKSSHTLSVTVRGATTTARVDGSTELSWTAKGITADGLTGGFGIRVGTDEPGAAPPAFSALHLSPLPQKTPAAADGLQTVAESALLTPDANWESAPGVRAPFEIKEGVITPLGRSALSVYGAYQPARTQDWTGYTVSGTISKLYDPRVKGAIRVKVGSPQAISVQVSHSRLEVLSGNADSQSLVDARELKAADSHDVSVTVTGRSTVISVDGKVQMTLPATGETGGVAYGAYRDTNRSSWPRLADLEVAPVAGG, encoded by the coding sequence GTGACCGCGACCGACCCCCTGTCGAAGCTGAAGCCTCTGCTCGACGGCCTCGGGGGCCGGACACGCCGAAGCGTCCACCTGCTCACCCATTGGTGGGTCCGCACCGGACTGATCCTGCTCGCTGTGTCCGTACTCCTGGTGCCGTTCTACGCGGCCACGCAGTACTACCTGGACCAGAAGTACATGAGCAAGCAGAACGCCCCGCCCGTGACCCACGTCGACGCCACCACCGCCGCGGCAGCGGAGCAGATGGGCAAGGGGCTGCCGGCCGCCACCGCCCCCGTCGTGCTGACCTACCACGACATCAACACCGACAACCCCAGCGATTACGTGGTCACCCCCGCCGCCTTCGACGCCCAGATGGCCGCGCTGGAGAAGGCGGGATACCGCAGCCTGACCAGCGAGGAGTTCGTCAACTACCTCAAGGGCGGCCCCGCCCCGCCGAGGTCGGTCTTCATCACCTTCGACGACGGGCCGAAGGGCCTGTGGGTCAACGCCGACCACATCCTGGCCCGCCATCGCATGCACGGCACCGTCTTCCTGATCACCTCCCGGGTGGACGACCGCCCCTACTACCTCTCCTGGAGAGAGGTCGGGCGGATGGCCGGCACCGGCCGGTGGGACTTCCAGGCCCACACCCACGACCTGCACACGCGTGAGCAGACGGACGCCGCCGGACACCGCGCCTCCGCCCTCTCCCACCGCCTGTGGCTGCAGGACCGGAACCGGCTGGAGACCCGGGCGGAGTACCAGGCACGATTGACCGCCGACATCAGGTCGAACCTCAACGCGTTCAAGAGCCACGACCTGCCGAAGCCCCAGCTCTTCGCCTACCCCTTCGGTGAGGCCACGGAGCACGGCAACCTGCCTCCGGGCCTGACTCTGCAGCAGCTGCTGTACAAGAACTACCTGGCCACCATGGCCAACGAGTCCCCCGACCCGCTGAAGCCGCCTGTCGCCGCCAGCCGCCGCGCCGCGGCGGAGCGCACGGTCCAGCGGCTCGAGGTGGTCAACTCGACCACTGCCGACGAGTTGCTCTCCGAGGTCGCCCAGTGGACCCAGACGCCACCCGTCGCCTCCGACCCCCTGACCGACCCCGCGCTGTGGACGCGCACGGACGGCAGCGGCCAGCGTGGCATCGACGTCTTCACCGAGCACAGGCCCTTCCCCGGCAAAGACCAGCGAACCGCCGTCGCGGAGTATCGCGCCCTCGGGAGCGTGGACTGGACCGGCTACCGGGTGGACGCCACTATCACCGGGCTCGGGGACGGGACCAACCAGGCCGCCGTCGCGGTGCGCAACCGCAGCAGGGACCCGGTTGTGATCAACGTCAGCCAGGGCACGGCCACGCTGCAGCACGGCGGACGCCAGGCGGTCGTCCGCAAGCTGGCGCCGAAGAGTTCGCACACCCTGAGCGTCACCGTGCGCGGCGCCACCACCACGGCCCGGGTGGACGGCAGCACCGAACTCAGCTGGACCGCCAAGGGCATCACCGCCGACGGCCTCACCGGGGGCTTCGGCATCCGGGTCGGCACCGACGAGCCGGGGGCCGCGCCACCGGCCTTCAGCGCGCTGCACCTCTCCCCGCTGCCCCAGAAGACCCCTGCGGCCGCCGACGGCTTGCAGACCGTGGCCGAATCGGCGCTGCTGACCCCCGACGCGAACTGGGAGAGCGCCCCCGGGGTGCGGGCGCCGTTCGAGATCAAGGAAGGTGTGATCACGCCGCTGGGTCGTAGCGCCCTGTCCGTCTATGGGGCGTATCAACCCGCCCGGACGCAGGACTGGACCGGCTACACGGTGAGCGGCACGATCTCCAAGCTATACGATCCGAGAGTGAAAGGTGCAATTCGGGTCAAGGTGGGTAGCCCGCAAGCGATCAGCGTGCAGGTCTCCCACAGCCGGCTGGAGGTGCTCTCCGGGAACGCCGACAGCCAGAGCCTGGTCGACGCACGCGAGCTGAAGGCGGCCGACTCGCACGATGTGTCGGTCACAGTGACCGGCCGGTCCA